The genomic interval AAAGATGCCATCTCTCGTGGCGTGGTTTGTCCCCAACCATAAATTTCCCAAATTTTCTCCCTACCTTCAGTTCTAGAGTTCACACGCGTATCTTTAAGACCGATGTCAGCCATCACCTTATTGATTTCTGCACCTCCCCCGGCAAGTTCCTGACACCAAAGAGACGTTGTATTATCGCTGTACGTGATCATTAAAGAAGCAAGAGTTCTAAGATCAGTTTGTGAGCTGTCTTTATAGAACTGCATAAGGCCCGACCCGCCATAGGCGCGACTGTCATCGTAAACCATCGGCTGATTAAGAGTATACTTACCATCTGATATTTTCTTGAAAAGTCCGATTAGGATGGGGACCTTCACGACACTTGCTGTAGGAAAGATAGTATCTGCATTGATCGCAACCTCCTTATGTTTCTTTAAATGGTATACATAGACACCAACATCACCTTGATGGTTTTTCGTTAATTCTTCCAAAGTTTTCTGCAATTTCTTGTCGGTCTTAACAGATTGGGCAAAAGTGATATGCGTCATTGATAGAACTGCGATAAGTATGATTAGCTTTTGGTAAAATTTATTCATGATTTCACATTTATAAACAAATATACAATTTGCTTTAGTAGTTCTCTCAATGAAAACCATACCTTTAGTGCAAAACATTCTTTAAATAATACTGTTTTTAGAGTATGAGTAAATTTGCAGAACTAATAAATTCAGACAAACCTGTTTTAGTCGATTTTTTTGCTGAATGGTGTGGTCCTTGTCAAACCTTAAAGCCCATTTTACAGGATCTAAAAAAATCTATTGGTGATAAAGCTACAATATTAAAGGTAGATGTAGATAAAAATCCCGCCCTAGCTAGTTCATTAGGAATACAGGGTGTCCCAACGTTGATTATTTTTAAAAATGGGGAGGCAAAATGGCGCCAAAGTGGTGTTCGTCCCTTGGGAGAGCTGACTGAAGAGCTTTTAAAACACGCTTAACTATGAGAAATACAATTAAAAATATTAGCAGTATGCTGCTAGCTGGCATTATTATGTCTGGATGTGCTTCACTTAAAAAGTCACCCGAAAAAAACACGTCGGCTACCCAAGTTGAAACGTCGACTGAAGTATCGTCTAGTACCAATGCTAGTACGACAGCTTCGACCAATGAAGTGTCAAATGTAAAGACTGTAAATACAGATCAGTTCAGTCAGCTTTTGCTTCTGGATGAGGTACAGGTGCTCGATGTTCGCACCGCTGAGGAATATCAGAGCGGCCATATCGAAGATGCGGTCAATATTGATGTACAAAAGGAAGACTTTCAGGAAAAAGCTGCCAAGCTTGACAAAAACAGACCTGTTCTTGTTTATTGTCGATCTGGCAAAAGAAGCATGAAAGCCGCGTCAGCCTTGGAGTCCATGGGTTTCAAGAGGATTGTGAATCTTGATGGTGGTATGCTTGCTTGGGAAGAGGCCGACAAACCAGTGGAAAAATAATATATTTCCAAATCAGCAAATTTAGACGTAAATTCGCCCTCTCAAATTTTTATCCGGAGAGGTGTCTGAGTGGTCGAAAGAGCAAGCCTGGAAAGTTTGTATACTCGCAAGGGTATCCTGGGTTCGAATCCCAGTCTCTCCGCAAAAACAAAGCTTAACTGTTTGATATCAAATAGTTAAGCTTTGTTTTTTCTACCAATACCTTTTTAGGTATCACTTACTTGTCTTCTATCAGCAAAAATATTATTTCGAGAAGAACTCACTCATTTGTCTAGCGATCTCATTAACCCTACCTATCGACGCTTTAGTCGTTCTTTCCGATACATCTTTGATAAACATCAATGAGAAATTCCTTTCGAGCATTATGTCTTCGGCTGTATGAATGGGCATATTCAGTTTTCTGTCCGATTTTTCCTGCGCTTCAAAATACGTGCTCTCCATAAAGCTAATGTCACGAATCACTAGGTGACATGTCTCATCTTTAAATCTTAACTCCAATGTATAAGTCATATACATTCCAAACTCTTGAAACACTCCAGCTTCTATTTCCAAATAATCAGTTATCCGCGATGCCAAGTAGTCTTCATTCGAAATCAGAAATGTACCTGAATAAGGATTCAATTCTTCATTGAGATAAAATAAAGTTTTCTCATATAAGTCATTTTGTTTTAACTCAGATCGAAGATCGACGGTAAAAATAACTTTCCCGTCGACCGTCGGCACTGAATCCTGATGGAATATTACTGGTTGCGCAACTCCCAACAGTGGAAACATCACAATAAAACACAAAACAACCCACTTCATCCTAAATTAATCTACTATCCAGTATTTCTCTGTTAAATTAAAATCGTTGAACACATAAATATCGCCGTTAGCTTCAATACCATAAAGCTTTTTTCCTGCATTCACAATTTTTTCAAACCGATCCCAACCGCTCCCAATCGTACTCTTTGATCCAATCGAACCACTTGCTGATACTGGCATGCTCGCTAAGTTACCGTTTTCCTCTACACCCAGAAGAGCAACATGGTTAAACAACAAGAAAGGTTCATAGATAGCATATCCAGTCCCAACGGTAGCTCCGTTAGGAGATCCCCAAGTCGCATTGTTCTGAGCGAGCCAAGTTTTCATTTCACCGTTTTCTGCCATGGAAAAGAAATATCCGCGTGTGGGTATAAATTTCTCAAACCCAAAGCCCGATCCAAATGTATTAGCTCCCGTCGGCGTCTGAACATAAACAAGTTCATTATTTACTATTCGATGCATCGATACCGCGTTACCAGTTGATATACCTATAAATTTATCATCGTCATAGAAGAAGAAATCTCTGTAAGTATCTCTTGGTACAATGCCCGCATGTGTCTGGCTTTTAGACAGCGTTCCGTCAGCGTTAATATTATAGACGATTATGTCGCCATTGGCATTCCACTCATACAAGCTTTCGCCGTTTCGATCGAAATATTTACTTGTCAAGTTACCTGTCAGAGAAATTCTGGTACCGCGCTCGCTAACAGCAGTGGGAGCAGAAAATTTTTCAAACTCATTATACACCGTATCGATTCCCTGAGTTGGAAAAAACACTGTCCGAAACTGAAACTCTCCTCCGTCTGGGAAATTAGGCAATTCAACGCTTACTTCTTCTGGTTTTATTTTTAATGTCTTTTCTTGGCCATCAAGGTCGGTATATACTATCTGGGAATAGGAGACATTTTCATTTGGAACAGACTCGGAAAGCTCCAATGTATAAAGATTCTCAGGGTAGTTGAAATCAAAAGCTGTCAGATCTCTACCGTATAAACTACTCGCGAATTCTGCACCCCAAACAGTTATAGACGCGGACGAGTATAAAGAGGTTTCTCCTTCTTTATTTATATTGCGAAATTCAAAAAGCGTGGTTCCTTCTGGCAAATCCTCAAGTATAACTGAGTCTCTTTGTAAGCCTGAGCCTTTTCGAACAAAATCTTTTACGATCGAATCTTTTCGCATATTCCAATAAATAACGGTTTGGTCTATCTTCGGATCTGCCCCAATATACCATGTGATTTTTGCTCTGCCAAATCCAGGAAAGTATTTTATAGAATCGACCTTTCCCAAATAAACTCCTTCTTCCCGACTAGCGTATTCACTTTGAATGTCATCCATTTTATCGCATGAGGGCAGAATAAAGAAACATGCCCAAATGCTTATTATTAAGGGGATTATTTTACTTATCTTTTTCATTTGTTTTTAAATTTAATTCCATTAACTAGTCTTGAGGAACTGTATTGTCTCCGAAGAATGAAATCTCCCCCATTGAAAAATAATTACTGCTCGGCGGTGGCATCATATTTCCAACTTCCCGAACAAAAAGGCGAATATAGCGGACTGGTTCAGCATCAATTGGCATTTCGTATTCGCTACCATTGGCCGCTAAATCCAGAATTGCCTGATTATCCACAGGAACCATCTGGTCATAGCGAATGATACCATGATGGCCCAAGTATTGCCAATCATCCTTGAAAGTCCGGTCTGGCAGTACGGTTGTATTGTCAACCCCATGAATAGCGTCATTACGAACACTGTATTCATCTAACCAATAAGGACGGTCGGATAACCTTTCGAAATCGATTTCTTTAGCACCCCATAATTCGAATTGCTGGATGTTAACCTGAGTATAAACGGCATTCAAATGATAACCGTGAATAACAATACGACTTAATTTAACGACTTGCCCTAAGTCAATAGTAATTGAAAGACCGCTACTTCCTTGTTGGGTTAACCACCCATGACTACGTGTGTTCACAATGTTATCCCACAACATATCCAAACGACGACCCGAATAATTTGTAGTATTATCATAAGGTATGCTCGCCCGGAAATCTGTGTATGGTTTCGGTATCAACGTTTCAAAGTAAGGAGTTAATGTTACCTGCGTTGTGTCTGAAACGTTTCCCCATTTATCCTCAAACGCAATGGCAAAGGTAGCCTCTTCAGCTTCAAAACCCCGAAATGGATGTATTTCATCTTTTGTTGCAGAGTAATACATTTCCTGGGTTTCCAATTCATTCTGATCCCCTAATGACATTAATCGGACACCAAACTCCGTCATTAACGGGTTATCCCAAGAGGCAACAACCCCTCCAAAACCGGGAACAATTTTTAATGAATTCTTTGCAATGCTCACAAGCGATTCCAAGGGTTGGAATTCAATTTCCATTGGTTCTGACCTTTGCTCTTGTTTATTGACCTTATAAAGTGTGGCTTTTACTTTTTCAGTCGTATTAAATCCTTCTATCGTTAATGAGTTTTTGTGTACTGATGATTTTTCGGTAAAAATCTTTCCATTGCGTTCATATTCTGCCATAATATAGAGAATATCCGGATCCCGTGGGATCTCATAAGTAACGACAGCTCCTCCATTAATCGGCTCGATCTTATATTCGCCTAACGCTCCTGAACTCCATACGCCTCCCGTCTCGTCATCATCATGTTTACAAGCGAAGAAACAGCATGCTGTTAAGACTATTATAATAAAATTAATTTTTTTCATAATTCAGTATTATCAATTTCCATAATATCATTTCAATATTCTACCAACCGTAGGTCTGAACGAGGTTAGGGTTTATCCTTAAATCATAGTCGTTTATTGGATATAAATAATCCTTAAAAGTAACCTGTCGTGCATCTGCATACGGCGTGGGTATATAAAACTCTTCCGTATCTCGCGAGTTTCCCCAGGCAGTTGGCGGAAGACTCCAATACTGATTGGCTATTTTCCAGCGACGAACATCCCAAAAACGTTGGCCTTCAAAAGCCAGCTCTATCAAACGTTCCTTTCGAATAATTTCTCTCATTTCCGTTTTAATAGTTGGTGCAGTAGGGTAATATGACGCTTTAGCCCAGGATTCTACTACGCCCTCTAAACCTGCATGAGCCCTGACATCATCAATCCATTTATAAACTTCTTCGTCGGGAGCGCCCTTGATCTCATTTAAGGCCTCGCTATAAAGCAAATACAAATCAGACAATCGAATTAAAGGGAATTGGTAAGGATGAGCAGTATATCGTTTTGATGCATCACCTTGACTAACAGAAGTCTCAAAAGGAATAATCTTTTTCGGATAATAAGAGCCCTGCCCCGATGCCGTGCCTACTTCTGCTGGCCTACTTCTAACGTAAGGACCGAATGACGCCCCTCCATTATTTGTTGTCGTAGCTATCTCAAAAAAGCCTCTATCTACCACTAAATCTGCATAAAAGCGAGGCTCACGATTAAAATGCATCGTTGCAGTGACTTGTCCCGTTGCGATATACGACTCATGCTTATCTGCAGGCGTAGCTCGCCGCGGTACATACCGGTTTGCATAGTCATAGGTTTTATCCTCATCCATTGGCACACCATTATTTGTATAGAACAATTCAGCCATATGCCAAGATGCAGAGAGGTAACTAACATAGCTAACTTGATCTTCGGGGTATAACATTGGAGTAAGAACCAACAACATATTTCCTAAAGGAGCGAATGAAGCTCCACCTTTACTGTTAGCGAATTGCTCTTGCGTGGCCCAAATAACACCCGGATTCCTTTCCAAATCCTCTGTGATAGCCTTGCGGATTGTCATTAACGTTACCAATGTATCATTCATTGCAAATGTCTGAGCACCCCCGGTAAACTTATTAAATTCATATAGGCGATGGCCAGCACCATGGGCTGCATCAATTGCTTCTTTAATCGCGGTAGCGGCGCGTTCCCATTTAGAAAGATCGTAGTTAGATGATATTAGCTGTAATCCACGATTATCTACCCATCCGGCATAATCTTGATTACCGTTAAATAATGGACTGGCAGCCCACGAAAGCACCTTCGCTTTCACAGCCAACGCGATTGTTTGAGATATTCTTCCTTGTTCTGTTGTCGGGTCAGGTAAAGCCAAAGGCAGATCAACCATCGCCTCATCCAAAAGTTCTACGATATAATCCACGCACACATCTACCGGCTCCCTATACACCTTAGTTTCTTCCGGTGTTGCAGAGAGAGGTAGGTTTTCTTTCATCAGAACAATCGGTCCATACAATTTCATTAAAAAGAAATGATAATATGCTTTCAGGAACTTCACTTCAGCAATCCATCTGGCTCGCTCTTCCTCCTCTATGTCTTGAGGAATATGAGCATTTTCCAGAAAAATATTACAGTCACGAATGCCAACATATAATGCTGTGCCTCCGTTTCTTCCAGACCAATAGTCTTGATAGGGAGAATTGGTATTTTGAAGGCCTTTTGAAATCATCCCTGCCACTGTATTTCCAGCTCTAGACTCGGTTCGCCAGTCGAATTCATCTCTACTTGTGAAATAAGCTGGATAATAATAAGGATTAGTAGGATCAGGTAAATGAGAGTAGCAAGTCCTCATAAATTTTTCCATAACCGACCGATTGGAAAAGGCATGGTCGAGCGTGGGAGTATCATTAGGTACTACATCTAAGTAATTACAACTCGTAATCCCAAACAGGAACCAGATTGCGATAATTTTTATTAAATTTTTCATCTATAAATTTTTTTTACCAAAAATTGGTCTCTATTTAAAATTGAAAATTCACTCCAAAGTTGATCACTCGTTGTACTGGGTAACCCAAACCATTACCGGCCATCTCTGGATCCCACATCTTGAACTTTGACCAATGGAGA from Pedobacter indicus carries:
- a CDS encoding RagB/SusD family nutrient uptake outer membrane protein is translated as MKNLIKIIAIWFLFGITSCNYLDVVPNDTPTLDHAFSNRSVMEKFMRTCYSHLPDPTNPYYYPAYFTSRDEFDWRTESRAGNTVAGMISKGLQNTNSPYQDYWSGRNGGTALYVGIRDCNIFLENAHIPQDIEEEERARWIAEVKFLKAYYHFFLMKLYGPIVLMKENLPLSATPEETKVYREPVDVCVDYIVELLDEAMVDLPLALPDPTTEQGRISQTIALAVKAKVLSWAASPLFNGNQDYAGWVDNRGLQLISSNYDLSKWERAATAIKEAIDAAHGAGHRLYEFNKFTGGAQTFAMNDTLVTLMTIRKAITEDLERNPGVIWATQEQFANSKGGASFAPLGNMLLVLTPMLYPEDQVSYVSYLSASWHMAELFYTNNGVPMDEDKTYDYANRYVPRRATPADKHESYIATGQVTATMHFNREPRFYADLVVDRGFFEIATTTNNGGASFGPYVRSRPAEVGTASGQGSYYPKKIIPFETSVSQGDASKRYTAHPYQFPLIRLSDLYLLYSEALNEIKGAPDEEVYKWIDDVRAHAGLEGVVESWAKASYYPTAPTIKTEMREIIRKERLIELAFEGQRFWDVRRWKIANQYWSLPPTAWGNSRDTEEFYIPTPYADARQVTFKDYLYPINDYDLRINPNLVQTYGW
- a CDS encoding serine hydrolase — its product is MNKFYQKLIILIAVLSMTHITFAQSVKTDKKLQKTLEELTKNHQGDVGVYVYHLKKHKEVAINADTIFPTASVVKVPILIGLFKKISDGKYTLNQPMVYDDSRAYGGSGLMQFYKDSSQTDLRTLASLMITYSDNTTSLWCQELAGGGAEINKVMADIGLKDTRVNSRTEGREKIWEIYGWGQTTPREMASLLIKIRNGELIDKVASEQMYRLMTSGFYVDNAASQIPPYVQKASKTGAVDASRSELIMVNAPHGDYVLYIGTKNNKDRSWTYDNEASQLMRDISAAVWHHFEPKANWEPAKGTEALKRDQPY
- a CDS encoding DUF4998 domain-containing protein, with the protein product MDDIQSEYASREEGVYLGKVDSIKYFPGFGRAKITWYIGADPKIDQTVIYWNMRKDSIVKDFVRKGSGLQRDSVILEDLPEGTTLFEFRNINKEGETSLYSSASITVWGAEFASSLYGRDLTAFDFNYPENLYTLELSESVPNENVSYSQIVYTDLDGQEKTLKIKPEEVSVELPNFPDGGEFQFRTVFFPTQGIDTVYNEFEKFSAPTAVSERGTRISLTGNLTSKYFDRNGESLYEWNANGDIIVYNINADGTLSKSQTHAGIVPRDTYRDFFFYDDDKFIGISTGNAVSMHRIVNNELVYVQTPTGANTFGSGFGFEKFIPTRGYFFSMAENGEMKTWLAQNNATWGSPNGATVGTGYAIYEPFLLFNHVALLGVEENGNLASMPVSASGSIGSKSTIGSGWDRFEKIVNAGKKLYGIEANGDIYVFNDFNLTEKYWIVD
- the trxA gene encoding thioredoxin, which encodes MSKFAELINSDKPVLVDFFAEWCGPCQTLKPILQDLKKSIGDKATILKVDVDKNPALASSLGIQGVPTLIIFKNGEAKWRQSGVRPLGELTEELLKHA
- a CDS encoding DUF4959 domain-containing protein produces the protein MKKINFIIIVLTACCFFACKHDDDETGGVWSSGALGEYKIEPINGGAVVTYEIPRDPDILYIMAEYERNGKIFTEKSSVHKNSLTIEGFNTTEKVKATLYKVNKQEQRSEPMEIEFQPLESLVSIAKNSLKIVPGFGGVVASWDNPLMTEFGVRLMSLGDQNELETQEMYYSATKDEIHPFRGFEAEEATFAIAFEDKWGNVSDTTQVTLTPYFETLIPKPYTDFRASIPYDNTTNYSGRRLDMLWDNIVNTRSHGWLTQQGSSGLSITIDLGQVVKLSRIVIHGYHLNAVYTQVNIQQFELWGAKEIDFERLSDRPYWLDEYSVRNDAIHGVDNTTVLPDRTFKDDWQYLGHHGIIRYDQMVPVDNQAILDLAANGSEYEMPIDAEPVRYIRLFVREVGNMMPPPSSNYFSMGEISFFGDNTVPQD
- a CDS encoding rhodanese-like domain-containing protein, with product MRNTIKNISSMLLAGIIMSGCASLKKSPEKNTSATQVETSTEVSSSTNASTTASTNEVSNVKTVNTDQFSQLLLLDEVQVLDVRTAEEYQSGHIEDAVNIDVQKEDFQEKAAKLDKNRPVLVYCRSGKRSMKAASALESMGFKRIVNLDGGMLAWEEADKPVEK